The genomic stretch ggaACAGCTACACACcctcacagaaagctttcgagatcttccagaatctgcacctattccctGGATTCCCAATATGTTTtaatctgttttatttatttatttttattttatttattccacccttGACGTGCCTCAgagcacacccactctgctgtgattggtccgtcccactcagcttgtacagcaaacagcttgtacccgggttcgaaaaaactctgaaaccgagcattcagagccatcccaaacttctttcaggatcCAACTTCTGGATGCGTAAAATTCAttacctgaaactttggcatcatttaaacataacacaatattctaacaacatttataggttaaaatggtttaaaaagtaaaaatatttcaatttgtttgatctgaaacatttaagtgcaacaaaaaaaatcagaacgGGGGCAAACACTTGTCACACCACTGTAAGTCtcaaaattatgttaaaaaaactaataataaactggtctttatgtatttatgtatttctcTGTTTCTCTAGCCACAGCCTATCTCAGGCCTTTTCACCCAAGAGTGACTCGGAACTGGTGGTGAGACCCTCAGAATCGTTGCTCAGAGCTGAGTCCCACATGCAGTGGACCTGGGGAGAGTTTCCAGAAACCACCAGAGTAAGAAAGCAACCTCCCAACTTTCAAGGTGACACCCCCCTCCAGGCTGCGCTTTTGTGTTTAaacctttgttgtttttaattgttcagGTCACCAAAAAGGAGAAGGCAGAACTAAAACAGACAGTGACCATCACCCCTTCAGAGAGCACCCACTTCCGTGTCATCCTCAGCACAGAGGCCATGGAGAACGAGGGTGAGCTTGGTGGACCCGAAGGCGTGGCCCCCTCTGTATGCAGCATCGTCAAGCCAGAGCCTCGCTGCCCTACCACCGCTACCGCTTGTGAGAGTCCTGTCACTCTCACACAGCCTGTGGACATCCTGCCGTACAGTGTGGTCACCTCCACCCCCTCCAGCCAGCAGAGTGACTCACCCTCGAAAAAGAAAGGTATTATTTGGCGGATGTTGCCATTTGTAAGATGGTGACTCATTCATTCCTCTTGTTGAATTAACAGGTGTCCCTAAGAGGAGCCATCATCAGGGCCCTGAGGACATCTACCTAGATGACCTGAATGCACTTGAACCCGACGTAGCTGCAAGATACTTTCCCAAGAGGTTAGATTGGTGTAGCATcaagggacatttttttttggtgcgttCAGACATGCCGTGTTTGGCTTGGATCAGATGAACTCCGGTGCATTGATTTGCTTTTGTGGTTTGGGGACAAGGACAGAacttattttaatgttttaaagcaTTAAAGACGTAATAGAAACAAATCACATTTGTTAAGAaagttgacaaaaaatgtagaaattgtttcacttttattattatttttagtggaACATGCcagttttacattaaaaaagtaagctcaattccatccatccaaccattttcaatgctgcttatcctcactagggtcacgggtatgctggagcctatcccagctgtcttcggtagagaggcagggtacattcTGGTGTCCGAGCGGAAAATtgacccaggtcttcccgatctcctgactatgtggcgTACATGCTAATGATAACCACTTGTTGACCGTGCGGCCCATAAGATCAATTCATTAGTTTTCATATTGTTATGcttgtgatgtgatgtgatgtgatttttcaaatttaaatttgaatttttttaaaacaaaatatagcACGTGATGTCATGACAACGCAAATTGCACCCAATTGTAGGAAAGGCCTCCATTGACACACAGCCTTTGGTTCCATGGCAGAAATACCTGTGTAAATACAAAGAGAACCACACCAGAAGGCGCACaaagtatctttttaaaaaaatatttttttaataataataatacattttatttgtgtggcgcttttcaaaatactcaaagacactttacagaagaattaagttgaataaagcaagaatagaagacacaccaaaatacaacatttattggttaatacacagttaaaacatgagtaaaagcaggGCGGGGCACCAAAAATATTTGGTCTCGACCAAAGAACTGAACCTTTAGTGTCAACACAGCCTCACTACatacttattttgtatttctgcAGTGAGGCGGAGGCAGCCAGTAAGCACTGGATGGACACGGAGATGCGGTCCGGTTCCCAGTCACCGCAGTCAGTCGGCAGCGCTGCGGCAGACAGTGGCACAGAGTGTCTATCTGACTCCGCCAGTGACGTCCCTGACGTCACCTTGTCGCTGTGCGGAGGCCTCACTGAAAACGCAGAAATATCCAAAGGTAACCTTCGGTTGGCGCCCACTGCAAATAAAGTACACTTCAGTACTTCAGAGTTAACTGCTGACAATGCCTTTTTGAACTTCTGCTTCCTCTACTCTTCTCTCTTTGTAATGTTCTTCTGTCTTTTGTGTTTGCAGAAAAGTTTATGGAGCATATCATTACCTACCATGAATTTGCTGAAAATCCCGCAATTATAGATAACCCCAACCTTGTTGTAAAGATAGGAAACAGGtaagcatttttttatgttaacacTGAAATGCACAgcagaattaaaaataataatatggttGTCTACTCTCTTTGTGCACACAGATATTATAACTGGACTCTAGCTGCTCCCTTGATTCTGAGTCTACAAGCGTTTCAGAAGAATTTACCAAAGGTAATTTACATAGATATGctagttgtttatttttattttttccaacatGCTTAAGAGTTTCAATACAATATAACAATTAAgcacatgtttacacttgcacaattcagaatgtccgaaaaggagtaggcctCTGTGCCTCATTAATTACTTGGTCTGGCCACTTCCTGTGTTCAACTCCATCAAAGTACTTAAAgagaaataaaaagaataagaCAATGTGATAGTAAGGTACTTCATGGAGTTAAccatatgaataaaaatgagcGTTCACTCGATTGcagctggactgttcaggttgtcttagaataCATTTTGACTGTCATtcaagcaggcttcatcagttcatgctcaaagactcgGGGGACACACATCAGTCAGActaaaataatgatataataatataaaaataatcataatgccCGAGTAGTTTATGCCGGAGGAATCTTACTTACTATCTTAATCTTACTTACTTACTCGTAGCGCTTTCAGCACTTTGTTTGATAAGGTTCGTGAGGTGGGccaactcaatgctattttcccAACAATTCCGCGGTCCAGATTTGTCCCCCCCGGGCTTGAGTTTGTGCTTTTAGAGGATAAATAGACTGGATCTTGGATCATGTTTCCATTTTTGGTTCTAGTTTTTTTTGCTCAAACCACTCCGTAGTTGTACTCCACCTACTGATATGCAAAaggtttttattgttgtttgagCATTGAGATGTGTTCAATACAAGTTGCATTGTCATTGGCATGCACTGTATGTAATGTGTGTATTACAGGCTACAGAGGAGGCTTGGGTGAAGGAGAAAATGCCAAAGAAGTCCGGCCGCTGGTGGTTCTGGCGAAAAAGAGCAGACAGTGCAATCAAGCAGGTTGGTGCAGCATGGGCAATTtgttttggaataaaagtgttTAAAACTCTCAAATTAGATCAATTTACTGTTTTGTTCCTTTCTCTTTTGCAGTCTGAGACTAAGCTTGAAACCAAGGAAGAGTCTCAATTAGGGGAGGAAGGATCCTCTATTGCACAGGAGAATCTAATCCCGCTGTAAGtgcaaaaacttaaaaaaaaaaaaaaaagtgaatactTTTGGCTAATGGTGCGCataagttgacattttttgactGCTACTTTAAAGGGCTAAGACCACCGACTCGTCCAGTGACGAGGAGGGCAAAGAGGTCAGTGCTGCGTCGTGCCAGGAGAGACTTCAGCTGAGTGACGGCCAGCAGCACGCCAAGTCACACACTTACAGGAAGTCACTACGCCTCTCTTCTGATCAGATCGTAAGTGAATTTGGTTTTGAGATCTCTGCACTGTGTGCATTTGAAATATCGGCACTCCATCTTCTGGTTGGAAGCGGTACTcacggcattaaaaaaaaacgcccaGCTTCCAGGTTCTTTTCTTTTACCAGGAGCAAATTGGAGACACATTTTAGTGATTTTTTCCTGTGTTTCTTAGGCTAGTCTGAAACTGAAGGAAGGTCCCAATGACGTAACATTCAGCATCACCACCCAGTACCAGGGCACATGCCGTTGCGAGGGCACCATCTACTTGTGGAACTGGGACGACAAAGTCATCATCTCTGACATTGACGGAACAATCACCAAGTGAGTCCATGCACGGAAGCCTCTTTAGAGCGCAATTCATTCCTTGTTGACACCCTCGTAATTCACATCTGCTTGCAAGATCAAACATTATAAGACTCGACATCATCTGCAAAGTCTGTTttaatgagggggaaaaaaaaagacatcaccTGTCAAGTCAGCCCACGCATGCATCTTAAAATAAGTCTTCTTTATGAGTTGTATTTTTGGTAACGCTAAAACATACTGCATACAGTCAGGTGATAGACATCATTACGCTCTTCCATTTATCTAAAAATAGCCAATGTGTTCTCCTTTCATTATCATTTCTATATTTATGCTACGCCTTTTAATTAACTTCCTGCTAACTCCCGTCACCTCTGTCACACACTGTCGCCTTCCTTCCCCCGAAAGCCCACCTATTGCGGCGCCTACATGGCCGACATCAAAACCAGCCAGATTGATGGCAGCTTATTATGTGCACGACCCTGCAGGAAACctgtgactcttttttttttttcttcttctttagctTAGCAGCGAGAAGAGCTACAGGGGCTATAATGAGCTCATTTACATTTGAGCATCAGAGCCCATGTATTTCTTCCTGCGCGCTGCTAATGCTTCTAGTTACTGGAGAATGGTCTATTCTGTTCCCCCTGTCATGCGGTGTAATGATGGtgcctttcatttttctgtttaatGCCGCTTCCAGGTCT from Doryrhamphus excisus isolate RoL2022-K1 chromosome 1, RoL_Dexc_1.0, whole genome shotgun sequence encodes the following:
- the lpin2 gene encoding phosphatidate phosphatase LPIN2 isoform X2, whose amino-acid sequence is MNYVGQLAGQVLVTVKELYKGINQATLSGCIDVVVVRQRDGTYQCSPFHVRFGKLGVLRSKEKVIDIEVNGEPVELQMKLGDNGEAFFVQEAEQLNLVPAHLATSPIPTDSNLFWISEVEHRPVAPEERPETPAPTSMATKKKKRRRKKHKGDPRREELTPPVAVTAANANAANTPAAAVVTPVSTLGQNEEIFEMDLSSDEEAVVQHVSRSPSGSAIRDIDPKLPTARRNLDGYALSDGDWTADDSHSLSQAFSPKSDSELVVRPSESLLRAESHMQWTWGEFPETTRVTKKEKAELKQTVTITPSESTHFRVILSTEAMENEGELGGPEGVAPSVCSIVKPEPRCPTTATACESPVTLTQPVDILPYSVVTSTPSSQQSDSPSKKKGVPKRSHHQGPEDIYLDDLNALEPDVAARYFPKSEAEAASKHWMDTEMRSGSQSPQSVGSAAADSGTECLSDSASDVPDVTLSLCGGLTENAEISKEKFMEHIITYHEFAENPAIIDNPNLVVKIGNRYYNWTLAAPLILSLQAFQKNLPKATEEAWVKEKMPKKSGRWWFWRKRADSAIKQSETKLETKEESQLGEEGSSIAQENLIPLAKTTDSSSDEEGKEVSAASCQERLQLSDGQQHAKSHTYRKSLRLSSDQIASLKLKEGPNDVTFSITTQYQGTCRCEGTIYLWNWDDKVIISDIDGTITKSDVFGQILPQLGKDWTHQGIAKLYHSVAENGYKFLYCSARAIGMADMTRGYLQWVNDGGTILPRGPLMLSPSSLFSAFHREVIEKKPEIFKIECLTDIKNLFQHNKQPFYAAFGNRANDVFAYKEVGVPVCRIFTVNPKGELIQEQTKGNKSSYGRLSELVEHVFPLLSKEQNEAFVMPEYSSFCFWRQPIPAVNPDDLL
- the lpin2 gene encoding phosphatidate phosphatase LPIN2 isoform X1 gives rise to the protein MNYVGQLAGQVLVTVKELYKGINQATLSGCIDVVVVRQRDGTYQCSPFHVRFGKLGVLRSKEKVIDIEVNGEPVELQMKLGDNGEAFFVQEAEQLNQLVPAHLATSPIPTDSNLFWISEVEHRPVAPEERPETPAPTSMATKKKKRRRKKHKGDPRREELTPPVAVTAANANAANTPAAAVVTPVSTLGQNEEIFEMDLSSDEEAVVQHVSRSPSGSAIRDIDPKLPTARRNLDGYALSDGDWTADDSHSLSQAFSPKSDSELVVRPSESLLRAESHMQWTWGEFPETTRVTKKEKAELKQTVTITPSESTHFRVILSTEAMENEGELGGPEGVAPSVCSIVKPEPRCPTTATACESPVTLTQPVDILPYSVVTSTPSSQQSDSPSKKKGVPKRSHHQGPEDIYLDDLNALEPDVAARYFPKSEAEAASKHWMDTEMRSGSQSPQSVGSAAADSGTECLSDSASDVPDVTLSLCGGLTENAEISKEKFMEHIITYHEFAENPAIIDNPNLVVKIGNRYYNWTLAAPLILSLQAFQKNLPKATEEAWVKEKMPKKSGRWWFWRKRADSAIKQSETKLETKEESQLGEEGSSIAQENLIPLAKTTDSSSDEEGKEVSAASCQERLQLSDGQQHAKSHTYRKSLRLSSDQIASLKLKEGPNDVTFSITTQYQGTCRCEGTIYLWNWDDKVIISDIDGTITKSDVFGQILPQLGKDWTHQGIAKLYHSVAENGYKFLYCSARAIGMADMTRGYLQWVNDGGTILPRGPLMLSPSSLFSAFHREVIEKKPEIFKIECLTDIKNLFQHNKQPFYAAFGNRANDVFAYKEVGVPVCRIFTVNPKGELIQEQTKGNKSSYGRLSELVEHVFPLLSKEQNEAFVMPEYSSFCFWRQPIPAVNPDDLL